A genomic region of Streptomyces diastaticus subsp. diastaticus contains the following coding sequences:
- a CDS encoding ATP-binding cassette domain-containing protein yields MIELSGLTKRYGERVAVNNLTFTVRPGIVTGFLGPNGAGKSTTMRMILGLDRPSAGDVRVEGRHYAELHDPLRQIGALLDAKAMHGGRTAHHHLLCLAQSNGIPASRVTEVLDIVGLTPVARKRAKGFSLGMGQRLGIAGALLGDPRILMFDEPVNGLDPEGIHWIRNLMKSLAHQGRTVFVSSHLMSEMALTAEHLVVIGQGRLMADTSMADFIRDNSRGYVRMRSPERERLLDVLHAAGFAAGDGPDGVVEVDGVPAAELGELAGRERLVLHELSPQQASLEEAFMQLTAGSVEYHAHDGDPGATAGGARPPGGATGAGGDRWGAGWGGPEQRRRS; encoded by the coding sequence ATGATCGAGCTGTCGGGGCTGACGAAGCGGTACGGCGAGAGGGTGGCCGTCAACAATCTGACGTTCACGGTGCGCCCGGGCATCGTGACGGGGTTCCTCGGGCCGAACGGCGCGGGGAAGTCCACCACGATGCGGATGATCCTCGGGCTGGACCGTCCCTCGGCGGGCGACGTACGCGTCGAAGGACGGCACTACGCCGAGTTGCACGACCCGCTGCGGCAGATCGGGGCGCTCCTCGACGCCAAGGCGATGCACGGTGGCCGCACCGCCCACCACCACCTGCTCTGCCTCGCCCAGTCCAACGGCATCCCCGCCTCGCGGGTCACCGAGGTGCTGGACATCGTCGGGCTCACCCCGGTGGCGAGGAAGCGGGCCAAGGGGTTCTCGCTCGGCATGGGGCAGCGGCTGGGCATCGCGGGGGCGCTCCTCGGCGACCCGCGCATCCTGATGTTCGACGAGCCGGTCAACGGGCTCGACCCCGAGGGCATCCACTGGATCAGGAACCTGATGAAGTCCCTCGCCCACCAGGGCCGCACGGTCTTCGTCTCCTCGCACCTGATGAGCGAGATGGCGCTGACCGCCGAACATCTGGTGGTCATCGGTCAGGGCCGGCTGATGGCCGACACCTCGATGGCCGACTTCATCCGGGACAACTCGCGCGGTTACGTGCGGATGCGCTCCCCCGAGCGGGAACGGCTGCTGGACGTGCTGCACGCGGCGGGGTTCGCGGCGGGCGACGGGCCGGACGGCGTGGTGGAGGTCGACGGGGTGCCCGCGGCCGAGCTGGGGGAGCTGGCCGGCCGGGAGCGGCTGGTGCTGCACGAGCTGAGCCCGCAGCAGGCTTCGCTGGAGGAGGCGTTCATGCAGCTGACCGCCGGTTCGGTGGAGTACCACGCGCACGACGGGGACCCGGGTGCGACGGCCGGCGGGGCCCGGCCGCCGGGCGGCGCGACCGGAGCGGGCGGGGACCGGTGGGGCGCCGGCTGGGGCGGTCCTGAGCAGCGGAGGAGGAGCTGA
- a CDS encoding ABC transporter permease, whose product MAVTQVVRSEWTKIRSVRSTVWTLGLAAVVTIGLGALISALSRSEYDNLSPRDQLTFDPTFISFAGLSLGQLAMVVFGVLVVSNEYSTGMIRMSLAAVPQRGAFFFGKVAVATALALLVSLATTFATFFLGQALLGPLAASVGDPGVLRAVVGAALYMTLMAVFSMGVAAMLRSPMLSLGILVPFFFLVSSVLGAVSATEKVARFLPDQAGSKIMQVVTPLNDDTPYGPWGGLGIMALWAAAALAIGYALLRHRDA is encoded by the coding sequence ATGGCCGTGACCCAGGTGGTCCGTTCCGAGTGGACCAAGATCCGCTCGGTCCGGTCGACGGTGTGGACGCTCGGTCTCGCCGCCGTGGTGACGATCGGGCTGGGCGCCCTGATCAGCGCACTCTCCAGGAGCGAGTACGACAACCTCTCCCCGCGCGACCAGCTGACCTTCGACCCGACCTTCATCAGCTTCGCCGGGCTGAGCCTCGGGCAGTTGGCGATGGTCGTCTTCGGGGTGCTGGTGGTGTCGAACGAGTACAGCACCGGCATGATCCGGATGTCGCTGGCGGCGGTGCCGCAACGCGGCGCCTTCTTCTTCGGCAAGGTCGCGGTGGCGACGGCGCTGGCGCTGCTGGTGAGCCTGGCGACGACGTTCGCCACGTTCTTCCTCGGGCAGGCCCTGCTCGGCCCTCTCGCGGCCTCCGTCGGCGACCCCGGCGTGCTGAGGGCGGTCGTGGGGGCCGCCCTCTACATGACGCTCATGGCCGTCTTCTCGATGGGCGTCGCCGCGATGCTCCGCTCCCCCATGCTCTCCCTCGGCATCCTCGTCCCCTTCTTCTTCCTCGTCTCCTCGGTCCTCGGCGCCGTCTCGGCCACCGAGAAGGTCGCCCGCTTCCTCCCCGACCAGGCCGGCTCCAAGATCATGCAGGTGGTCACCCCCCTGAACGACGACACCCCCTACGGCCCCTGGGGCGGCCTCGGCATCATGGCCCTCTGGGCCGCCGCCGCCCTCGCCATCGGCTACGCGCTACTACGCCACCGGGACGCCTGA
- a CDS encoding ABC transporter ATP-binding protein, translating to MIEAIGLTKRYGAKTAVQDLSFQVRPGTVTGFLGPNGSGKSTTMRMIVGLDQPTGGHVTIGGHPYRHVPNAPRQVGALLDAKAVHGGRSARNHLLCLAQLSGIPARRVDEVLGVVGLQDVARRRSKGFSLGMGQRLGIAAALLGDPQVLLFDEPVNGLDPEGILWVRNLMQSLAAEGRTVFVSSHLMSEMALTAEHLIVIGRGRLMADMSVRDFIAANAAGFARVRVPDREPGAREKLSAALAREGGQVLPEPDGALRVAGLPLPRISDVAHGAGVRLWELSPHQASLEEAYMRLTQGAVDYRSTDDQRTGLREVATEGGVPVAAPQPGAGQPGWYAPPPPRQEPARTDPDARPAGAPLPTVPPAPELSKSDTEDPR from the coding sequence ATGATCGAGGCCATCGGCCTGACGAAGCGCTACGGCGCGAAGACCGCCGTCCAGGACCTTTCCTTCCAGGTGAGGCCCGGCACGGTGACCGGCTTCCTGGGCCCGAACGGCTCCGGCAAGTCCACGACGATGCGCATGATCGTCGGCCTGGACCAGCCCACCGGCGGCCACGTCACCATCGGCGGCCACCCCTACCGGCACGTCCCGAACGCCCCGCGCCAGGTCGGCGCCCTGCTCGACGCGAAGGCCGTGCACGGCGGCCGCTCGGCCCGCAACCACCTGCTCTGCCTGGCCCAGCTCTCCGGCATCCCCGCCCGCCGGGTCGACGAGGTCCTGGGAGTGGTGGGGCTCCAGGACGTGGCGCGGCGCCGGTCGAAGGGGTTCTCCCTCGGTATGGGCCAGCGGCTGGGCATCGCGGCGGCGCTCCTCGGCGACCCGCAGGTGCTCCTCTTCGACGAGCCGGTCAACGGCCTCGACCCGGAGGGCATCCTCTGGGTCCGTAACCTCATGCAGTCGCTGGCGGCCGAGGGCCGCACCGTCTTCGTCTCCTCGCACCTGATGAGCGAGATGGCGCTGACCGCCGAACACCTCATCGTGATCGGCCGGGGCCGGCTGATGGCCGACATGAGTGTGCGCGACTTCATCGCGGCGAACGCCGCGGGGTTCGCCCGGGTCCGCGTACCGGACCGTGAGCCCGGCGCCCGCGAGAAGCTGTCGGCGGCGCTGGCGCGGGAGGGCGGCCAGGTGCTGCCGGAGCCGGACGGCGCGCTGCGGGTGGCGGGACTGCCGCTGCCCCGGATCAGCGACGTGGCCCACGGGGCGGGGGTGCGGCTGTGGGAGCTCTCGCCGCACCAGGCCTCGCTGGAGGAGGCGTACATGCGGCTGACGCAGGGGGCTGTCGACTACCGCTCGACCGACGACCAGCGGACCGGGCTGCGCGAGGTCGCGACGGAGGGCGGCGTTCCGGTCGCGGCGCCGCAGCCGGGGGCGGGCCAGCCCGGCTGGTACGCGCCCCCGCCGCCGCGCCAGGAGCCGGCCCGCACGGACCCGGACGCCCGGCCTGCCGGGGCACCGTTGCCGACGGTGCCCCCCGCCCCCGAACTGAGCAAGAGCGACACCGAGGATCCGCGATGA
- a CDS encoding ABC transporter permease, whose protein sequence is MTTSTPQPQQQPPQPGALPGAMYTSPIPVRPAHLGHALASEWTKIRSVRSTLWTLGVFVALVVGIGLLVAWKSAGSDFSDVPYTVPALIGLLLGQVCLTTLGVLVVTSEYGTGMIRTTFTAAPQRHRVLAAKFLVFFALAYVVSVVSITVVGLATAAMNVVPEGSGQDWGTTALTGALYVSLLGVLGLAVGSMLRHSAGAITVMLGLVLVPAIMPAFLMMSDSLRGVGEVMLAYNAPNALSALFGLPMYDSASHGVPQLLALLGLTVVAMGGAFALLEKRDV, encoded by the coding sequence ATGACGACGTCGACCCCCCAGCCGCAGCAGCAGCCGCCGCAGCCGGGCGCGCTGCCGGGCGCGATGTACACCTCGCCGATCCCGGTGCGCCCCGCCCATCTGGGGCACGCCCTGGCCTCGGAGTGGACCAAGATCCGCTCCGTCCGCTCCACGCTGTGGACGCTCGGTGTCTTCGTGGCGCTGGTGGTCGGGATCGGCCTGCTGGTGGCGTGGAAGTCCGCGGGGAGCGACTTCTCGGACGTGCCGTACACGGTCCCGGCCCTGATCGGGCTGTTGCTGGGGCAGGTCTGCCTGACCACGCTCGGCGTGCTGGTGGTCACCTCGGAGTACGGCACGGGGATGATCCGCACCACCTTCACGGCGGCGCCGCAGCGGCACCGGGTGCTGGCCGCCAAGTTCCTGGTCTTCTTCGCGCTGGCCTACGTGGTCTCGGTGGTGTCGATCACCGTGGTGGGGCTGGCCACCGCCGCGATGAACGTGGTGCCCGAGGGTTCCGGACAGGACTGGGGCACCACCGCGCTGACCGGCGCGCTGTACGTCTCGCTGCTCGGGGTGCTGGGGCTGGCCGTCGGTTCGATGCTGCGGCACTCGGCGGGGGCGATCACCGTCATGCTCGGCCTGGTGCTGGTCCCGGCGATCATGCCGGCCTTCCTGATGATGTCCGACTCCCTGCGCGGTGTCGGCGAGGTGATGCTGGCGTACAACGCCCCGAACGCGCTCTCCGCCCTTTTCGGCCTGCCCATGTACGACAGCGCCTCGCACGGCGTCCCGCAGCTTCTCGCCCTGCTGGGTCTGACGGTGGTGGCGATGGGCGGCGCCTTCGCCCTGCTGGAGAAGCGCGACGTGTGA
- a CDS encoding ATP/GTP-binding protein produces the protein MSPRKNRPKPARATGRRAGGDDEPGERYGFQSAESWRGEQWSVRHVSGSGPASAAGKRYRCPGCDQELPAGLPHVVAWPEHSGVDERRHWHKACWNAKDRRTTRVQRSRNAPRH, from the coding sequence GTGTCCCCGCGCAAGAACCGCCCCAAGCCCGCCCGCGCCACCGGCAGGCGGGCCGGCGGCGACGACGAACCGGGCGAGCGGTACGGCTTCCAGTCGGCCGAGAGCTGGCGTGGCGAGCAGTGGTCGGTCCGGCACGTCTCCGGCTCCGGCCCCGCCTCCGCCGCGGGCAAGCGCTACCGCTGCCCCGGCTGCGACCAGGAGCTCCCCGCCGGGCTGCCGCACGTCGTGGCCTGGCCCGAGCACTCCGGCGTCGACGAGCGCCGCCACTGGCACAAGGCCTGCTGGAACGCGAAGGACCGCCGCACCACGAGGGTGCAGCGGTCCCGGAACGCCCCGCGCCACTGA
- a CDS encoding LLM class flavin-dependent oxidoreductase: MHVGSFVLGGQFPGQGQGEALHRAVRSAEAAEESGLDTVWLGEHHFVPYGTCPSATTLAALLLGRTRRVRVGTAVSVLPTTHPVSLGEQAALLHLAAGGRFTLGVGRGGPWVDLEVFGAGLAAFEEGFPEALDLLLRWLREPRVGASAEGGRYAFREVAVVPRPAESLDGLPGPEVVVACTSPSSVRLAAERGLPMLLGMHTGDAEKAEMVALWRRHAREAGRGGDEIAGAAHVSAGVAQVEDGAGRAAETLVKAMPGWFELGLGAHVTVDGRARAMRDPVAYTEFLCSIHPVGPPRMCADRLAATAEATGIDRFALLVEGSGDLAGTEENIHRLGRDVLPLLR; this comes from the coding sequence ATGCACGTGGGAAGTTTTGTACTCGGTGGTCAGTTCCCGGGCCAGGGCCAGGGCGAGGCGCTGCACCGTGCCGTGCGCTCGGCCGAGGCCGCCGAGGAGTCGGGCCTCGACACCGTCTGGCTGGGCGAGCACCACTTCGTGCCGTACGGCACCTGCCCCTCGGCCACCACCCTCGCCGCGCTGCTGCTGGGCCGGACCCGGCGCGTGCGGGTGGGCACCGCCGTCAGCGTGCTGCCCACCACCCACCCCGTCTCGCTGGGCGAGCAGGCGGCCCTGCTCCACCTGGCCGCGGGCGGCCGGTTCACCCTGGGTGTCGGCCGTGGCGGCCCCTGGGTGGACCTGGAGGTCTTCGGCGCGGGTCTGGCGGCCTTCGAGGAAGGGTTCCCCGAGGCGCTGGACCTGCTGCTGCGCTGGTTGCGCGAGCCCCGGGTGGGTGCCTCGGCCGAGGGCGGGCGGTACGCCTTCCGGGAGGTGGCGGTGGTGCCGCGCCCGGCGGAGTCCCTGGACGGGCTGCCGGGCCCCGAGGTGGTGGTCGCCTGCACCTCGCCGTCGAGCGTGCGGCTCGCCGCCGAGCGGGGGCTGCCGATGCTGCTGGGCATGCACACCGGGGACGCCGAGAAGGCCGAGATGGTGGCCCTGTGGCGGCGGCACGCCCGCGAGGCGGGGCGCGGCGGCGACGAGATCGCCGGGGCGGCGCACGTCTCGGCGGGCGTCGCCCAGGTCGAGGACGGCGCCGGGCGGGCGGCCGAGACGCTGGTGAAGGCGATGCCGGGCTGGTTCGAGCTGGGGCTGGGCGCCCATGTCACCGTCGACGGGCGGGCGCGGGCGATGCGCGACCCGGTGGCGTACACCGAGTTCCTCTGCTCCATCCATCCGGTGGGTCCGCCCCGGATGTGCGCGGACCGGCTGGCGGCGACCGCCGAGGCGACCGGGATCGACCGGTTCGCGCTGCTGGTGGAGGGGTCGGGCGACCTGGCCGGGACCGAGGAGAACATCCACCGCCTCGGCCGGGACGTGCTGCCGCTGCTGCGCTGA
- a CDS encoding SCO5389 family protein, giving the protein MSLDVSPALLEQAERGEVDEAAFVDCVRTSLPYAWDMISKLVAQLKVDGGDFADNQTPPPDEQARGQLLRALASDAIRGALQRHFGVRLAFQNCHRVAVFPLSSDSDERHTRFTSIRGQLLNQSPELRDC; this is encoded by the coding sequence ATGTCGCTCGACGTCTCACCGGCCCTCTTGGAACAGGCCGAGCGAGGCGAGGTCGACGAAGCCGCCTTCGTCGACTGCGTCCGGACCTCCCTGCCCTACGCATGGGACATGATCAGCAAGCTCGTCGCCCAGCTGAAGGTCGACGGCGGCGATTTCGCCGACAACCAGACGCCGCCGCCCGACGAGCAGGCCCGCGGCCAGTTGCTGCGCGCCCTGGCCAGCGACGCCATCCGGGGGGCGCTCCAGCGTCACTTCGGGGTCCGCCTGGCATTCCAGAACTGCCACCGTGTGGCGGTCTTCCCGCTCTCCTCCGACTCCGACGAGCGGCACACCCGCTTCACCTCGATCCGGGGCCAGTTGCTCAACCAGTCGCCGGAGCTCAGGGACTGCTGA
- the nucS gene encoding endonuclease NucS, translating to MRLVIARCSVDYAGRLTAHLPSAPRLILVKADGSVSIHADDRAYKPLNWMSPPCTLKEGDGDVWTVVNKGGEKLVITMEEVLHDSSHELGVDPGLIKDGVEAHLQELLADRIETLGDGYTLIRREYPTAIGPVDILCRDASGATVAVEIKRRGEIDGVEQLTRYLELLNRDPHLAPVRGVFAAQEIKPQARVLATDRGIGCTVLDYEALRGIEDDKLRLF from the coding sequence ATGCGTCTCGTCATCGCCCGCTGCTCCGTGGACTACGCGGGCAGGCTCACGGCCCACCTCCCCTCCGCCCCTCGCCTCATCCTCGTGAAGGCCGACGGCAGTGTCTCGATCCATGCGGACGACCGGGCGTACAAACCGCTCAACTGGATGTCGCCGCCGTGCACCCTCAAGGAGGGCGACGGGGACGTCTGGACGGTGGTGAACAAAGGCGGGGAGAAACTCGTCATCACCATGGAGGAGGTCCTGCACGACTCCTCACACGAACTCGGCGTGGACCCGGGCCTCATCAAGGACGGGGTGGAGGCGCACCTCCAGGAGCTGCTGGCGGACCGGATCGAGACCCTCGGCGACGGGTACACGCTGATCCGGCGCGAGTACCCGACCGCGATCGGGCCCGTCGACATCCTCTGCCGGGACGCCTCCGGCGCGACGGTCGCCGTCGAGATCAAGCGGCGCGGCGAGATCGACGGGGTGGAGCAGCTGACCCGCTACCTGGAACTCCTCAACCGCGACCCGCACCTCGCCCCCGTACGCGGCGTCTTCGCCGCCCAGGAGATCAAGCCGCAGGCCCGCGTCCTCGCCACCGACCGCGGCATCGGCTGCACGGTCCTGGACTACGAGGCCCTGCGCGGCATCGAGGACGACAAGCTGCGCCTGTTCTGA
- a CDS encoding ATP-binding protein yields the protein MDPNHRDPHQRDGGDPHRIPGDPQPAPAERRPRPPHGPDLGQPVPPRVRTVELVAGGHLVTVNPVDGSEIEVCPPGRHPSPPVRRTPDDRAALAAAGRPPAPPGVPRTHHRLLERDRERDTLVSLLAQGRSVRLTGTRGSGRTVLLDAVAARCEGLAPDGVVRLDGHHRSADELLHALCATVHLLPAHRPGPALLAELAGEIGAVVLIDDADLGGAALDAFLAATPECAVLLACTPDAPAPGEAHVEEVALDGIGRSGGLSLLAQGAGRALSEDEVSWAGDLWFESEGLPLRFVQAGALLHQRDLIREESGSADAPLPTVAEGAAPAALLASRLSEAARETLGFAYALGGEVPHQAHLPALIGDTHADAALTELLDCGLVTPVGNRYRLAAGVTEQLAAEGYADEGERAHTAAQHYTWWTGHPSVTPERAAAESGAVLAALTALVGGQDPARQATAVLLARTVAPALAAGLAWGAWERVLRAGQEAARLCGEVAEEAYFHHELGVLALCRNRLDRARAELEAAVALRGALADKRGTVAGRRALALVADRSGATVPVTRATPAPDGPPVPPRRDAPATLPAGMPRPTPPAGVTLVQRPGPPAGRSGTEDTVVAATDGRPGRAALTGARRNLVAAGAGALLVAVLGTVVTLGAINGDDEEPASVDRVTTEQTVPEEEAVDDTDAEQPADAPPSTDPGEDGVTGTPDDPTPSDSASPSGTGSEEPSSSPSDRPTTSPSGKPTTKSPSPPPSSSRPPSSPPPSTEDPEPSDPPPSSDDPDPEPPDPGTDHSASGPAPEPAPGQIS from the coding sequence ATGGACCCGAACCACCGGGACCCGCACCAGCGGGACGGCGGCGACCCGCACCGCATACCCGGCGACCCGCAGCCGGCCCCCGCCGAGCGGCGGCCCCGCCCGCCGCACGGCCCCGACCTCGGCCAGCCCGTTCCGCCCCGGGTCCGCACCGTCGAACTCGTCGCGGGCGGCCATCTCGTCACCGTCAACCCGGTCGACGGCAGCGAGATCGAGGTCTGCCCGCCCGGCCGCCACCCGAGCCCGCCGGTCCGCCGGACCCCCGACGACCGCGCCGCGCTCGCCGCCGCCGGCCGGCCGCCGGCCCCGCCCGGCGTCCCCCGCACCCACCACCGGCTGCTGGAACGCGACCGCGAACGCGACACCCTCGTCTCGCTCCTCGCCCAGGGCCGTTCCGTCCGCCTCACCGGCACCCGCGGCTCCGGCCGCACCGTGCTGCTGGACGCCGTGGCGGCCCGCTGCGAAGGGCTCGCCCCGGACGGCGTGGTCCGCCTCGACGGCCACCACCGCAGCGCCGACGAACTGCTGCACGCCCTGTGCGCCACCGTCCACCTGCTGCCCGCGCACCGCCCCGGCCCCGCCCTGCTCGCCGAACTCGCCGGTGAGATCGGCGCGGTGGTCCTCATCGACGACGCGGACCTCGGCGGCGCCGCCCTCGACGCCTTCCTCGCCGCGACCCCCGAGTGCGCCGTCCTGCTCGCCTGCACCCCCGACGCGCCCGCGCCCGGCGAGGCCCACGTCGAAGAGGTCGCCCTCGACGGCATCGGCCGCTCCGGCGGACTGTCCCTGCTCGCCCAGGGAGCGGGCCGGGCGCTCAGCGAGGACGAGGTGTCCTGGGCGGGCGACCTCTGGTTCGAGTCCGAGGGGCTGCCGCTGCGGTTCGTCCAGGCCGGCGCCCTGCTCCACCAGCGCGACCTGATCCGCGAGGAGTCCGGCTCCGCCGACGCGCCGCTGCCCACCGTCGCCGAGGGCGCCGCCCCCGCCGCCCTCCTCGCCTCCCGGCTCAGCGAGGCGGCCCGCGAGACCCTCGGTTTCGCCTACGCGCTCGGCGGCGAGGTCCCGCACCAGGCCCACCTGCCCGCCCTGATCGGCGACACCCACGCCGACGCCGCCCTCACCGAACTCCTCGACTGCGGCCTGGTCACGCCGGTCGGCAACCGCTACCGCCTCGCCGCGGGCGTCACCGAGCAGCTCGCCGCCGAGGGGTACGCCGACGAGGGCGAGCGGGCCCACACCGCCGCCCAGCACTACACCTGGTGGACCGGCCACCCCTCGGTCACCCCCGAGCGGGCCGCCGCCGAGTCCGGCGCGGTCCTCGCCGCGCTCACCGCCCTCGTCGGCGGCCAGGACCCGGCGCGGCAGGCCACCGCCGTGCTGCTCGCCCGCACCGTCGCCCCCGCCCTCGCCGCCGGACTCGCCTGGGGTGCCTGGGAGCGGGTGCTGCGCGCCGGCCAGGAGGCCGCCCGTCTCTGCGGCGAGGTCGCCGAGGAGGCGTACTTCCACCACGAGCTGGGCGTCCTCGCGCTCTGCCGGAACCGCCTCGACCGGGCCCGCGCCGAGCTGGAGGCCGCCGTGGCGCTGCGCGGCGCCCTCGCCGACAAGCGCGGCACCGTCGCGGGCCGCCGCGCCCTCGCGCTGGTCGCCGACCGCTCCGGGGCGACGGTGCCGGTGACACGCGCCACCCCGGCCCCCGACGGGCCGCCCGTCCCCCCGCGCCGCGACGCCCCGGCGACCCTGCCGGCCGGAATGCCCAGGCCGACGCCGCCCGCCGGGGTGACCCTGGTGCAGCGTCCGGGCCCGCCCGCCGGCCGGAGCGGCACCGAGGACACCGTCGTGGCCGCCACGGACGGCAGGCCGGGCCGGGCCGCCCTCACCGGCGCCCGGCGCAACCTGGTCGCCGCCGGAGCGGGTGCCCTGCTCGTCGCCGTCCTCGGCACCGTCGTCACCCTCGGCGCCATCAACGGCGACGACGAGGAGCCCGCCTCCGTCGACCGGGTCACCACCGAGCAGACCGTGCCCGAGGAGGAGGCCGTCGACGACACGGACGCCGAGCAGCCCGCCGACGCCCCGCCCAGCACCGACCCGGGCGAGGACGGCGTCACCGGCACCCCCGACGACCCGACGCCCAGCGACAGCGCCTCGCCCTCCGGAACCGGCTCGGAGGAGCCGAGCAGCTCGCCCAGCGACCGCCCGACCACCTCCCCGTCGGGGAAGCCGACCACCAAGTCGCCCTCCCCGCCGCCGTCTTCCAGCAGGCCGCCGAGCAGCCCGCCCCCGTCCACCGAGGACCCGGAGCCCAGCGACCCGCCCCCGTCCAGCGACGACCCGGACCCCGAGCCCCCGGACCCCGGGACGGACCATTCGGCCAGCGGCCCGGCCCCCGAACCGGCCCCTGGCCAGATCTCGTAG
- a CDS encoding STAS domain-containing protein codes for MYIRGDHAELVVGGRLDVRSAADARTVLHGAVDDGAGDLVLDLAALDSWDATGLGVIMGAHRRAGRCGRRLVLRSVPPQMQRLLVATRLHRILAIEGGIGLDSLPRA; via the coding sequence ATGTACATCAGGGGCGACCACGCCGAGCTGGTCGTCGGGGGCCGCCTCGACGTCCGCAGCGCGGCGGACGCCCGGACGGTCCTGCACGGCGCCGTGGACGACGGCGCGGGGGACCTCGTCCTCGACCTCGCCGCCCTCGACTCCTGGGACGCGACCGGGCTCGGCGTCATCATGGGCGCCCACCGCCGCGCAGGCCGCTGCGGACGCCGCCTGGTCCTGCGCTCCGTACCGCCGCAGATGCAACGACTCCTGGTCGCCACCCGCCTGCACCGCATCCTCGCCATCGAGGGCGGCATCGGCCTCGACTCCCTGCCCCGTGCCTGA
- a CDS encoding 3-hydroxyacyl-CoA dehydrogenase family protein has product MARKLAVIGAGLMGSGIAQVSAQAGWEVVLRDVTDAALTRGTDGIKSSFDRFVAKGKLSAEDAEAALGRITTTTDLEGAADADIVVEAVFEQLDVKHEIFRALDKLVREDAVLASNTSAIPITKIAAVTERPERVVGTHFFSPVPMMQLCELVRGYKTSDETLARAREFAESTGKTCIVVNRDVAGFVTTRLISALVVEAAKLYESGVATAEDIDIACKLGFGHAMGPLTTADLTGVDILLHATQNIYTESQDEKFAPPELMRRMVDAGDLGRKSGEGFYSY; this is encoded by the coding sequence GTGGCACGCAAGCTCGCCGTCATCGGAGCCGGACTCATGGGTTCGGGAATCGCTCAGGTCTCCGCCCAGGCGGGCTGGGAGGTCGTCCTGCGCGACGTCACCGACGCTGCCCTGACCCGGGGGACGGACGGCATCAAGTCCTCCTTCGACCGGTTCGTCGCCAAGGGCAAGCTCTCCGCTGAGGACGCCGAGGCCGCGCTCGGCCGGATCACCACCACCACCGACCTCGAAGGCGCCGCCGACGCCGACATCGTGGTCGAGGCGGTCTTCGAACAACTCGACGTCAAGCACGAGATCTTCCGCGCCCTCGACAAGCTGGTCCGCGAGGACGCGGTGCTCGCCTCGAACACCTCCGCCATCCCGATCACCAAGATCGCCGCCGTCACCGAGCGGCCGGAGCGCGTCGTCGGTACGCACTTCTTCTCGCCGGTGCCGATGATGCAGCTCTGCGAACTGGTCCGCGGCTACAAGACCAGCGACGAAACCCTCGCCAGGGCCCGGGAGTTCGCCGAGTCCACCGGCAAGACCTGCATCGTCGTCAACCGCGACGTGGCCGGCTTCGTCACCACCCGGCTGATCTCCGCCCTGGTCGTCGAGGCCGCCAAGCTCTACGAGTCGGGCGTCGCCACCGCCGAGGACATCGACATCGCCTGCAAGCTGGGCTTCGGCCACGCCATGGGACCGCTCACCACCGCGGACCTGACCGGCGTCGACATCCTGCTGCACGCCACCCAGAACATCTACACGGAGTCCCAGGACGAGAAGTTCGCGCCGCCGGAGCTGATGCGCCGCATGGTCGACGCCGGTGACCTCGGCCGCAAGAGCGGCGAGGGCTTCTACTCGTACTGA
- a CDS encoding cob(I)yrinic acid a,c-diamide adenosyltransferase yields MVNLTRIYTRTGDKGTTALGDMSRTAKTDPRIAAYADANEANAAIGTALALGDLPEDIAKVLLRVQNDLFDVGADLSTPVVEDPEYPPLRVEQSYIDKLEADCDTYLEQVEKLRSFILPGGTPGAALLHQACTVVRRAERSTWAAAEVFGDTMNPLAATYLNRLSDLLFILARVANKEVGDVLWVPGGER; encoded by the coding sequence ATGGTCAATCTGACACGCATCTACACGCGCACCGGGGACAAGGGCACCACCGCCCTCGGCGACATGAGCCGCACCGCCAAGACCGATCCGCGCATCGCCGCCTACGCCGACGCCAACGAGGCCAACGCCGCCATCGGCACGGCCCTGGCCCTCGGCGATCTGCCCGAGGACATCGCCAAGGTCCTGCTGCGGGTCCAGAACGACCTGTTCGACGTGGGCGCGGACCTCTCCACGCCGGTGGTCGAGGACCCGGAGTACCCGCCGCTGCGGGTGGAGCAGTCGTACATCGACAAGCTGGAGGCCGACTGCGACACCTACCTCGAACAGGTCGAGAAGCTGCGGTCGTTCATCCTGCCGGGCGGCACTCCGGGCGCGGCCCTGCTCCACCAGGCGTGCACCGTGGTGCGGCGCGCCGAGCGCTCGACGTGGGCGGCGGCCGAGGTCTTCGGCGACACGATGAACCCGCTCGCCGCCACCTACCTCAACCGCCTCTCCGACCTCCTCTTCATCCTGGCCCGGGTGGCCAACAAGGAGGTCGGCGACGTGCTGTGGGTGCCGGGCGGGGAGCGCTGA